The following nucleotide sequence is from Nitratidesulfovibrio termitidis HI1.
CCGTCACCGCCATCTTCGGCCCCACTGTGCGCCGCCACGGCTTTTACCCGCGCGGCCCCAAAGCCACCGTGCTCGAAACCAGCCTGGACTGTCGCCCCTGCGGTCTGCATGGCCCCCAGCAGTGCCCCCTGGGCCACCACCGCTGCATGCGCGACATCACCCCCGATACCGTGTGGCAGGACGTGTCCGCGAAACTGTTCGGGTAGATACGATTGATGAAAGAATTGCGGGGGTGAGGTACGAATTGGATTTCTATGCCGAGCGCCCTACACTGAAAATCAAGTCAAAGAGTAGGCCACAACCCAACTCTGACCGGCTTTCTGCAAAGCCCATCTTCGTCTGGGGAAAGCCACATAAGTTATAGCGATCAAGTGCTGAAAGTTCATNNNNNNNNNNNNNNNNNNNNNNNNNNNNNNNNNNNNNNNNNNNNNNNNNNNNNNNNNNNNNNNNNNNNNNNNNNNNNNNNNNNNNNNNNNNNNNNNNNNNAGTCGCGCATAAAAGCCGTTCCTGTCGGTTGGCAGCCGTTGTCGCTCATCAGGCTCAGGCCGTGCCCCCGGACGCCTCCGGGAAAGTGCGTCTGGATAGCCGTATCCAGAGCTTGCAGCCACTCATGGCTCCGGCTCCGGTAGTCGGCATGGTGGCCCACGATCTTCTTGGAAAACCAGTCCACCACCAGCACGATATACACCCAGCCGCCTTCCGTCATGACCTTGGTCATGTCGATGCCCCACCACTGACACGGGCGGACGGGGCGCGGCTTGCTTCCGGAAGGGGTGCGCTTTGCCCGCAAGGCTGCGCGCTTCACCCCAAGGCCATGCAGACGCATCAGGCGTGCCACTCGTTTGACGTTGATGATCAGGCCGTTTTTATACCGAAGGGTGGCCCATACGCGGCGATAGCCCCAAAAGGGATGTTCCATTTTCAGGGACTCGATCAACGGCAAGAGTTCGGCATCGCGCTGAAGCTGGGCCTGGCCGGATCGGCGCTTGCCGCTTACCAGTCGTTTTTTTTTAACTCCAGCGTCAGTTCGCCAACGGCTTGCTTGAGTTTTTGGTTCTCTGTCGCAAGGCGTTCTTCTCGTCGGTTAGTGGCGCCCACCTCAAAAGCCAGGGCGGCATTGGCCAACAACGTGTCGCGCCAGCGGTAATACATACCCTGAGTGATTTGATACTCACTGCAAATGCTTGCCACAGAGCGACCCTGCAATCCCTCAAGCACAATGCGGGCCTTGCTTTTGCTGTCCCAGACTCGGCGTTTCATGCTTCCTCCAAGGATGGAAGAAAACTACCTTAACAGGGCCACCTTGTTAATGGGGGGCAGTATAGGAGGAAAATTTTCAAATTTTCCTCCCTTCCCCCTGATTGTTTTCAAAACACCATATTACCCGTGATGGTGGTGCACGTCGCCCCCGGTGTGGGTGTGCACGTGGGTATGCGGGGTATGGGTGGCGATGCGGACGATGCCGTCCCGCACGCTGAGAAAGCTGTCGCAGGTCTGGGCCAGAAAGTCCCAGTCGTGCGAGATGATCAGGTGGGTGGGGCTGTGCGCGGCCAGAGTGGCGATGAGCCGGTCGCGGGTGCGCGGGTCGAGGTCGTTGGTGGGTTCGTCCAGCAGCAGGGCCTGCGGCTGCATGGCCAGCACGGCGGCCAGGGCGATCATCTTCTTTTCGCCCCCGGACAGGCGGTGGGTGACCCGGCTGCCGAACCCGGCAAAGCCCAGGCGTTCAAGGGTGGACTCGGCCACATCGCGGGCCTCTGCGGGTGACGCGCCGTGGTTCAGCGGGCCGAAGGCCACGTCTTCGAGCACGGTGGGGCAGAACAGCTGGTCGTCGGAGTTCTGGAACAGGAACCCCACCTCGCGGCGCAGCGGGGCGAAGTCTGCCTCGCGCGTCAGGGGCACGCCACGATGCAACACCCGGCCCGTCTGGGGCCGCAGCAACCCCATGAGCAGGTGCAGCAGGGTGGACTTGCCGCTGCCGTTGTGCCCCAGAAGCCCGATGCGCCGTCCGGGGCGCAATGCCAGCGAAGCGTCGCGCAACACCGGTTCCGCGCTGCCGGGATAGGTGAAGCAGATGTCCTCCACGGCAGCCAGCGGCGGCGCGGCATCGGTGTCGGGATGGGGATGTGGATGGTCGTGCGGGTGGGCGTGATCGTGCTCCCCTCCGTGCGCCTGTTCATGATCGTGGTCATGTTCGTGGCTGGGCGCATGAGGGCTGGACTGTCCGTTGTCGGGCAGTCCGTTATCGGGCGGGGTGGCGGCGGTGCTCATGGCAGTGCGGTGAGGGGCTGAAGGATGTCGGCGGCCAGCAGGGCGACCGCGCACAGGATGATGGTGGCGGCCAGCAGTCGGTCACCGGGATGCCCGGCGGGCTCGGCCAGCATGTGGAAGCGCCCGGCAAAGCCGCGCAGTCGCATGGCCTGGGCCACACGTTCGGCCCGGTCGAAGCTGCGCACCAGCACCATGCCCGCCAGGTTGGCATAGGTCCGGTAGGTGTGCAGGTTGGTGCCGGGGATGAAGCCGCGCACCTTGGCCGCGGTGCGCAGGCGGTGGTATTCCTGAGCCACCACGTGCAGCTGCCGCCAGGTGAACAGCAGCAGCAGGGCCAGTTTGTCCGGCAGGCCCAACCCGGCCACGGCATGGCCCACGGCGGTGATGTCCGAGGTGCCCGCCAGGGCGATGAAGGCCAGCACGATGGCGTTGGATTTCAGGGTGACCAGCACGGCCTGGGCCACGCCCGCGTCGGTGGCGGTCAGGCTCAGCCAGTCCGGCAGGCCGGGAAAGGGGCCGATGCGCAGCAGCGGCGCGCCGGGCAGCGAAAAGGGCAGGAACAGCCACAGGAAGGCCACGAACACGTTCACGGCGGCCAGCCGCCGCAGCAGGCGGGGCAGGGGCAGGCGCGCCCAGGCGCACAGCATGGCGCCCAGCAGCAGGGCCAGTGCCGCCGGGCCGGGCGAGCGCAACAGGGCGACGCACACGGCAACGGACAGCGCGGCCACCAGCTTGCAACGCGGGTCGGCCAGATGCAGGCGCGAGGCGCCCCGGCTGAAGGGTTCGTCCAGCACGAAGCCCCGCTAGCCGTGTGCCGTGGAGGTGAAGGCCAGCATTTCGGGCCGCACCCGGGCGATGAACGACACCACCAGCGCCGTCACCACGCCTTCCGCGATCATGATCGGAATGTGCGCCAGCATCAGCGCCCGCGCGGCGGGGATGAACGCCTCGCCGGACAGCCCCAGCGACACGGCGGTGAGCAGGGCGGATGCGCCTACGGACAGAAAGCCGCAGGCAAAGGCCGCGCCCCCGCGCAGGCGGGAGGGGCCGGTCAGCATGGGCCGGAAGACGTAGAAGCACAGCACCGGCGGCAGGGCCATGTTGAAGGTGTTCACCCCCAGCACGGTCAGCCCCCCGAACTGGAACAGCAGCGCCTGCAACGCCAGGGCCACGAAGATGGCGGGAAAGGCGGCCCAGCCCAGCATGACGCCCAAAAGCCCGTTGAGCACGAGATGGGCGCTGGAAGGGCCGATGGGCACGTGGATCAGCGAGGCCACGAAAAAGGCGGAGGACAGGATGGCCACGGTCATCAGGCGATCGTAGTCCAGCCGTTTGAGACCCGTGGTGACGCCAAGGGCGGCCAGCGCCGCACCCGCGCCGAGCACCACCGGGGAAAGCACCCCTTCCGAAATGTGCATGCATGCCTCGCGCTGTCTGCGCGCCCGTCGCGGCGCGCGGAAAATCCGGCGTCACGGGCGTGCCGAAAGGGGTAGCAGATGCCACACGGAGCGTCAACGTGCCACGAATCTGCAAGGCGTGCCGGGGGGGCGCACGGGGCGGCTCATCCCATTCACCCCCTCTGGGCGCCGCAACGGAAACCGCCCCCGCATGCACGGGGCATGCGGGGGCGGCGTTGTGCGATAATGCGGTGCGCGGCGCTACATGAAGAAGACCAGCGTCACCAGGATGAACGTGGGCACCAGGATGCCGAACGACCAGGCCATGTAGCCGAAGAAGCTGGGCATCTTCACGCCCTGTTCTTCGGCGATGGAGCGCACCATGAAATTGGGCGCGTTGCCGATGTAGGTGTTGGCGCCCATGAACACGGCACCGGCGGAAATGGCCAGCAGCGTCTGGGTCATGTCGTGCATCAGGTGCATGGCGTCGCCGCCTGCGGTGTTGAAGAACACCAGGTAGGTGGGCGCGTTGTCCAGGAAGCTGGACAACAGGCCGGTCAGCCAGAAGTACATGACGTTCACCGGCTGGCCGTCGTGCGACACCATCTGGATCACCGAGCGCAACGCGCCGCTTTCGCCAGCCTTCAGGATGGCGATGGCCGGAATCATGCTGACGAAGATGCCCGCGAACAGCTTGGCCACTTCGGCGATGGGGCCCCAGCTGAAATCGTTCTTGATGCGCGATTCGGGGTCGGTCAGCTTCAGCGACAGCCCGGCTATGATCAGCAGGATGATGTCGCGCACGATGTTCTGCAGTTCCACCGGCACGTGGTACACGTTGAATTCCACGCCCGGCTTCCAGAAGCCGCTCAAGAGCACCGCGGCAACCACGCCGCCCAGCAGCAGCAGGTTCACGCTGCCTTCCAGGCCCAGCTTTTCACCGCCATCCTGCTGCGGCGGGACGGGGCGGCCTTCCTTGCCGAACAGCACGGTGTCCAGCGCGAAGAACACGGCCAGCAGCAGCACGGAAACCAGCAGCATGGGCGGCAGCATGTGGATGGTGGTCCAGAAGAACGAAACGCCCTTGAGGAAGCCGAGGAACAGCGGCGGGTCGCCCAGCGGGGTCAGCGAACCGCCGATGTTGGCCACCAGAAAGATGAAGAACACCACCGAATGCACCTTGAACTTGCGGTGGGCGTTGGCGCGCAGCAGCGGGCGGATCAGCAGCATGGCCGCGCCGGTGGTGCCCATCCAGCTTGCCAGCACCGTGCCGATGGCCAGCAGCAGCGTGTTGACCATGGGGGTGCCCACCAGCGAACCGGTCAGGCGCACGCCGCCCGCCACGGTGAACAGGGCGAACAGCAGGATGATGAAGGGAATGTATTCCAGCAGCAGGGTGTGCAGCACTTCGTACAGGGCCAGCGAGGCGCCGAACTTGAGGGCGAAGGGTACAAGGAAGGCCAGCCCCCAGAACGCGGAAACCTTGCCGAAGTGATGGTGCCAGAAGTGCGGCGCCACCAGGGGAAAAACGGCGATGGACAGCAGCATGCAGGCAAACGGCACCGCCCACAGGCCACCGAGCAGCGCGCCGTCGAGATGCGGCGCACCTGCGCCGGCGGCGAACGCCATGCCCGGAAGCATGGTGGCTACGGCGGTCACGATGGCCATGGCCGTCTTCTGGATCTGGGTCTTCACTGGGGAGCCTCCTTGGCGTCTCTGTGTATGGCGTC
It contains:
- a CDS encoding DDE-type integrase/transposase/recombinase yields the protein MEHPFWGYRRVWATLRYKNGLIINVKRVARLMRLHGLGVKRAALRAKRTPSGSKPRPVRPCQWWGIDMTKVMTEGGWVYIVLVVDWFSKKIVGHHADYRSRSHEWLQALDTAIQTHFPGGVRGHGLSLMSDNGCQPTGTAFMRD
- a CDS encoding transposase; this encodes MKRRVWDSKSKARIVLEGLQGRSVASICSEYQITQGMYYRWRDTLLANAALAFEVGATNRREERLATENQKLKQAVGELTLELKKNDW
- a CDS encoding energy-coupling factor ABC transporter ATP-binding protein, with the protein product MSTAATPPDNGLPDNGQSSPHAPSHEHDHDHEQAHGGEHDHAHPHDHPHPHPDTDAAPPLAAVEDICFTYPGSAEPVLRDASLALRPGRRIGLLGHNGSGKSTLLHLLMGLLRPQTGRVLHRGVPLTREADFAPLRREVGFLFQNSDDQLFCPTVLEDVAFGPLNHGASPAEARDVAESTLERLGFAGFGSRVTHRLSGGEKKMIALAAVLAMQPQALLLDEPTNDLDPRTRDRLIATLAAHSPTHLIISHDWDFLAQTCDSFLSVRDGIVRIATHTPHTHVHTHTGGDVHHHHG
- the cbiQ gene encoding cobalt ECF transporter T component CbiQ encodes the protein MLDEPFSRGASRLHLADPRCKLVAALSVAVCVALLRSPGPAALALLLGAMLCAWARLPLPRLLRRLAAVNVFVAFLWLFLPFSLPGAPLLRIGPFPGLPDWLSLTATDAGVAQAVLVTLKSNAIVLAFIALAGTSDITAVGHAVAGLGLPDKLALLLLFTWRQLHVVAQEYHRLRTAAKVRGFIPGTNLHTYRTYANLAGMVLVRSFDRAERVAQAMRLRGFAGRFHMLAEPAGHPGDRLLAATIILCAVALLAADILQPLTALP
- the cbiM gene encoding cobalt transporter CbiM yields the protein MHISEGVLSPVVLGAGAALAALGVTTGLKRLDYDRLMTVAILSSAFFVASLIHVPIGPSSAHLVLNGLLGVMLGWAAFPAIFVALALQALLFQFGGLTVLGVNTFNMALPPVLCFYVFRPMLTGPSRLRGGAAFACGFLSVGASALLTAVSLGLSGEAFIPAARALMLAHIPIMIAEGVVTALVVSFIARVRPEMLAFTSTAHG
- a CDS encoding sodium:proton antiporter, with amino-acid sequence MAIVTAVATMLPGMAFAAGAGAPHLDGALLGGLWAVPFACMLLSIAVFPLVAPHFWHHHFGKVSAFWGLAFLVPFALKFGASLALYEVLHTLLLEYIPFIILLFALFTVAGGVRLTGSLVGTPMVNTLLLAIGTVLASWMGTTGAAMLLIRPLLRANAHRKFKVHSVVFFIFLVANIGGSLTPLGDPPLFLGFLKGVSFFWTTIHMLPPMLLVSVLLLAVFFALDTVLFGKEGRPVPPQQDGGEKLGLEGSVNLLLLGGVVAAVLLSGFWKPGVEFNVYHVPVELQNIVRDIILLIIAGLSLKLTDPESRIKNDFSWGPIAEVAKLFAGIFVSMIPAIAILKAGESGALRSVIQMVSHDGQPVNVMYFWLTGLLSSFLDNAPTYLVFFNTAGGDAMHLMHDMTQTLLAISAGAVFMGANTYIGNAPNFMVRSIAEEQGVKMPSFFGYMAWSFGILVPTFILVTLVFFM